GCCAAGCTCTTAAAAATATATGCATATCCTTATCTTCCCTATGGATCAATAAGTTATATCTACAATCTCACATGTCAAGTTACAGTAGAAACTATTCATACAGGAGGTACCCCAAATGTATGCTCTACCATGAGCTGTCAAAGCCGAGTAGCGACTTAAGGTATTGTAACTTGTAACCATCATTTGTCAAAAAAAAGCCTGGAAATTCCTTTCTCAGAGTCTTCTATTACATTAATTCAGGGGGGAAGTATTTTTAGCTTAACACTTTCACTTATAGGAACAATCGCATTCTTTCATGCTTGCTCATCCAATTTCAGAATAATTCCCAGAGAACCAGATATGTGTCACCAATAAGATTCTACTTCTACACTCAATCAAAACTTAGCGACAGCACCAAGGATCACAACATTGCAAGATCATCCTCATCTTCTGACAAGGATCTATGTGTATAGAGTAAAGATAATCGTATAGTAGTGTCTAATATTACAATGGAATTAAATCACATAAAAAGCCAACCAATCAAATTTGACACTCCCGCGACGTTATGCAATATGCAATGCACAAAGAACCCTAATCTTTTTGATAAGTACAAGtgtacaacaacaacccagttaaatcccacaagtgggtctGGGTAGGGTAGtgagtacgcagaccttacccctaacaCGAGGGAGTAGAggggttgtttccgaaagaccctcggctcaagaagacgaaaagagacaaaTACATCAGTACCATCAGAAACCATAGAAATAATAACAGCGACATAAGAACCAGAAAATAGAtaaaaagcaataacaataacaagtAAATAAGCCTGATACTATGGAAAACAGGAGAATAGTGTGAACACAACATTAACCACTATCAATCTAAGACGAAACCCTATCAGGCTAGCCTCACACCCGAAGTAGAAAAatgctcaactacctcctaacctacaaccctaatgctcgacctccacaccttcctatcaagggccatgtcctcggaaatctgaaactacgtcatgtcctgcctgatcaactctccccaatacttcttaggccgccctctacctcttctcgtacccgcCAAAACCAACTGCTCACACCTCCTTATCGaggcatctaggcttctcctccgtacgtgcccgaaccatcttagcctcgcttcccgcattttATCATCCATAGGAGCCatgcccaccttctcccgaataactTTAATCCTAATCTTATCCGTCCTAGTGTGCCCGGATATCCACCTCAACATTCTCATTTTTGCtattttcatcttctggatatgtgagttcttaattggccaacactctgccccatacaacatggctggTCTAACTACAATATGGTTGGTCTAACTGGCTTTTTGATAAGTACCTTAATCTCAGAACACAAAGACCTCAAACACTCTGTTTTAGAAGCATGTTATCATTTACTTTAAAGCAACCCAACATGATAGATGTGTCTTCAACTATGCCCTACATGACCTGCTCAGCAGCATCGTTCTGATTATCCAATCAAGGATATGTTCACGGCAACAAAGTTTTGGTAACATTGACGTAGAGAAGTGATGCCTTCAGAAAACCTACTAATAAATTTACCTGTGTGTTTCATAACATTCACACCCAAATTCATGTAACATACTGAGAGATGTGCAAGCATGAATAGACCCAAACATGACAGGACTGTGAATAAATATATTATCAGAAGTCCAAAATATTGAAAAATCATGGTACGGAAAAAAAAAGAGTAGAGTCTGGGTCATGAAAAAGAAAACCTTGAACTTGCAGTCCTCGGTTCTGTTATAACTTTCCTGCGACCTCTTCTCCAAACCGTTGTAGCAGTATTAGGTTCACTATGCGACAAACTGGTACAGAAATGATTTAATACGAAAGAAGCAAAATAATACCTTAGTTTCCAAAAGTAATCCAACAAATGGACGCTCAGAATGTTTTACACTCAAAGAGGGTCTCAGTACGAGCTAAATAATACCTCAGTTTTCTGTCAATTGAAGTGTTAGAACGCAACATCATATTCCTCAACGAATATCCAGCAGCGTTTGAGGATGCTTCAAATCTCCTCTGATACTGGAGGATGTCATCTTTCTCAGAACTGTCAAAATGGAAGATCAGTTTAAAATAACAGAATACAACATATAAGTGAGTAACAATCTGTTTCTCCACCAAAGAAAAAGAAATTCTAAGGGAAGTTACAGTATGTCTATGAAGATTCTCATCACGCAACAGAAGaagagtacaacaacaacattaCCCATTGTATTCCCACACGTGGGGTCTGGGAAGGTAGTATGAATAGAAGAAGAGTATGAAAACTAAATAGAAAATTCTCATCACACAACAGAAGAAGAGTATAGAAACAAAATCGCAATTGAATATATTCAAAATGAAGAATAATTTCCTTCTAACCTATCAGTATCGTTTCTCTCTGAAACCCCATAGAGGGGGCTGTTCGGCTCCGGAGGTGAATCGCTGGAATCATTTTCTGCAGAATCACTCTCCCCAGCAGCTACGTGGGTTAGGAAAATAGCCTTGGTTGTTCAAGGAATAAGTTGACCAGGAAAACGCATAAGGTCAACAAGTAGCTCCACAGAATTTAGCACAACTAGTATAGACGTGCTTATAAGATTCTTCACACTTGGACGCTCCTTCAGCAGGTAAACCCTGATTTGCGAAACATAAAATTATAATAAGTAAAATACAAGCAGATATGGAAATTAAAGAAATGTTAGCAACAATTCATAGTAACAAGTAGCAAGACAATGTTTAGTCCTAATTTTAGAGATAAACAGAAATGTGCAAGCAAAAATAATTTTCAAGCTCACCACAACTAGCCAGCTTTCAAGACCTACAGTATCTGCAAGTAATTTGAATAATATTGCTCGAGGACGGCATGAGCCATGCTTTATTTGACCCAACATCTGGACATCTCGGTTATCAGAAATGTGAGAGGCTTCATCATGTGAAGCTTTAGCATGACATAGTTCCGAGTTTGGTCGTTTGTAAACATCAGACACCTGTGTAGGAAGTAATACAAGCAACAAAAAAGAAATCACAAATGTCGATAGACCTTAACTTCAACTCTTTTCCCTCTTCTAAGAGTAAAAGTTCAAAACATAACCTACAGATTTCACATGCTCCTACCATTTTAACACTAAAATATTTTCAGTTTGAATTCTTATGCTCCCTCATTAGAAACTAAAATATACATTTTGAATTCTTATTTTACTAAAGGGATAAATGAACTTTTGATCCTTGAGTTATGGTAAATTCTGATTTAGGTTCTCGTGATATTTGGCTAAGCATATTTAGCCTTCAATAAATTAATTGTGTGTTTCTTTATCTCTTTATAACATACAAGTCTCCAATCCTAACTAATGTAAGTGTAACAACAACTTATCCTTAATCCCAACTCTTTATAACATACAAGTCTCCAAACCGGGGATACCGTTCACATGAAAGGTAGCTGCCTATTTCTACTACTTTCTAGGAAACAGGTCAGAAGTATCCCAGAATTGATGTGCTACATCCAAACGCAAGGGGGGCTAGAGAAATTGAGTATGAAAAAGCTATTATAGATATACTATCATTAGCTCTCCACATTAATCACTTTTTCTAATCATTTAACTTCACTACTATCATTAATACAGTAACGGAGTCCTATCCCAAATACTATCGTATCATAAGGATAATACTACAAAACTTCATCTCTCTTCAAATTGAAAAGCTAAATATTTCATTTGCTTGATAAATCCCTATCCATTTCATCCCAGCTGATTCTCGATTTTGTTGCATTTCCTCCGTCAAATTTCAAAATATTTGTATCCGTCATCAGAGTTGGTCATTCCCTCTTCCCAATCACCCATCCGACGACCACCAAAAACCACTTGTTGAATGCCTAAATATCTGCATAGTGAACTACACATGTTAGCATCTCAGAGCTTAAGATGATGTCAACCACTCATAAATTTGATAGTGAAATGCTTACTCTGAGCTCAATACAGTCAAGCAATTGAGAAGTACATCAATTGAGAAGAAATCAGCTGTACCAAGATCCACCCTATTATACACATGACCAAGTTGAAATAAGTAAGTTTTTCCACACTAAAGAAAAGAAGCATTACAAGGAATCTTTAACGAAATATTTGTAAATTTAAATGAAAAAGGTGCAAAGAAAGGCATACCAAACTCTGCACCAATTGTCCTGGAATTCAACATTACTTATGTCATGGAACGATGAAGGCATCACCTTGGAGCCTTTGTCTGCATCATAAAGAGGATCAAACTCCAACGATGAACCCCCCAGCTGCATTCATGTAACACAAATATGAACCTTACCCAATCATGTTAAAGGGAGATTTCAATTCTTTGCAATCAAAAATTTCAGAAAAGAAAAAAGGGGATGAATGAACTAAAATGATCAAGCACAGAATAGAACTAATAACTTCATACAGTTACAACCTGACATAATACCATCTTGTTATAAGGTATTAAGAACTTAAAGGATGATGATTGTAAGTACTCCACTTAATGATTGGTTACTTGCTAAGGAAGCAGAGTGATGGGAACGACAACACTAAACAACGGCAGGACAAAGAAATAATAGGTATTCACCTGCAAATTAGATGAGTTAAATGCGCCTAACCGGCCGATGACATACCATGCCTGGATAACCTGCCATTAGGAGCAAAAGATCTTCCTCAAGTTATCAAACTCAGTAGGCTAAAAGTAAGTCATGTGATGTGAGAACAGAGAAGAAAACAACATACACTGCCGAGAAGGTTAACGTCTTGATCAGATGGTGAGCCGTATAATTCGAACCATATGTACGAATCAAGAGGATTAAAACTGTCAATTCAAGTTAGATGCAGTGAGTGATATATCTTAACATTATAGCAAAGAATAAAAAAGAATATTGCAATAATAGGCAACATTTTCAGTTTAATGATTATATTGTTAACTTAGTGTCATAGCCCAAGTTCATGGCCGAAAAGACCTCACGGACAGCACCGGACCAAGGATTTGATGGGGATGGGTGCACCACTACATCTAACAGACTTGATGCTAGCCATAGAATATGCATAAGGGTGTGATTGGTTCAATGGGTTTTTGGATAAAGGATATTCGAAATAAACCCATCAAAAAGGTAAAGAAAAGGGACACCCTTACTCGAGGAGACGAAAATTTCCCCAAGAGAGTAGTTGCTCAAAAAGCAAACTTTCCAATACTTGAAACTATTTATCCATACTTATTATTATTTCGACACAGTATATTTCATTCACCAATCAGGAActatgaaaatattttccttcataccaaaaaCATATACGTTCTGCAAAGACACTCAACTAAAACTACTGAACAATTTATTGTATAAGGGCCTATAAATATCTGCAAAGCATTTGCGGCTTTGTGACAGCTGATGTTAAGAAATATAAAGCACGAATAACAAACCAAAAGGCCATGTATTTGAATTATAATAACTCAGATTAACTCTCCTGATTCACTTTTATATTTAACAGAATGAAGTGCACTACACCAGGGAATTTGAAGAAGACGGAAGATGCATCATGTATGGTCAGAATTTAATTACTCTCTAAAGCTGACTTTGAATGCAAGCACAGATCCTGTTTTAGACTTGTAAAAATTTTGGCCCTTGGTTCGAACTCTGTCTTGGACCTATCAAAATGGAGAAAAGGAATTGAAAGGTAtaattcaaaatttaatcaaTAAAAAGTGGAGTATTTAGAAAAGGATAAAATAGCACCCACCCTTTTCCTCATAAGCTCTGGATTGCCAATACTATCACCAAGCACAGCACGAAGCTCAGTGTCATGCTTACAAGCATCTTCTAACACtctgaaaaaacaaaaagaaatgtTGGGAATCCATGTAACATAGAATAGAATAAAAtcaagggagaaagaaaaagactTGGCCCAAGCAGGGTAGTTGTGGAGACGTTCATATTCACGTTTCCTCTTCTCCTCCCTGACCTTCAACAGCCTCCGCCCTCTGGCGGTGGTTCCCGACCCTTTGGCACTGCTACTACTAGTAGCATCTGCACTTAAATCTCCCGAATTGAAAAATGAAGCTGCAGCAGCAGTAATCGTCAAACATTCCATCTCCCTCTTTCTAATTGATAGCGAACGACGTGAAGAGACACTCCATAGCGCCGCCACTTGAGGAGGATTAAAGTGGATGAATTGTTGATGTGTAAAAGACATCGGATGCATTCTTAGCTTTATCTTGCACATAAAATCTCTTTATTTATATCTCtactttaataaattatttaattaaagtaattAGCCGTTAGATTTTAACGACTTCCACTCTAAAATAGCAcagttcaaaaccgaaccgaaaccgataggtttattggcttattggtattggATTATTGGGTAATGGATGGTGGACGGATCggaattttataattaacggcttaacggtttgggggcggattactcaattttcttatcggttaaccgttaacccgttaagaatttttatatttacacttttacctctatgtatataaagtactattgaaaccctaaatggctaaatccctaatttttattttctaattcCCAATTGTGTGCGGCCACCAGAGGCAGAGAAGACATCCTTCTCGTCTCTCTCTTGAACTGAGAACTAAGAAGTCGAAAAATCGAAATCTGAATTATTAAtacatgtatgtatgtatgtatgagTAGTCTTGATGGTATTACAAATTTGGTTAATACGTATATGATAATATGAGTAGTCTTGAAGACTCTTCAATTCAAAAATACTATTTGATTAGATCttagatggtattaaaaatttggtattgatttgaaataatttggtattgattgaatgattgtTCAAAAAACTTCTATTTGATTTAGCCGATAAGTCGTCCGACAACCGCCCGATAATTGTTAATCTGATACCAATTCGCtcgttgtcttattggatggctagcggattattacatttataatccgataattGTTAAGCCGAACCATTAAACGTAATTATCCGCCCAATAAGTACCCCTGCTCTAAAAGTCATAATAATAATCTCATAGAATATTATTGAAGTATAAGATAACAGGCTAGATTTTAGATCTGTATGTAAGATTACTCTCGAAGATTAAGGGCGTGATTGGTTTCAATTTTCTATTCTCTTTAAATAATTAGGAAATGAGTTTCTCCTATTTGCTTTCACATAAGAATACAATAGAAATTAATAGGAACGAAGTTTGAAGATTCAAGCATGATATTTGTCTTcgtataaaaaaaaaaatggggctagaatttgaaatttatggaTTCTAAGATAAGTATTGAACCATAGCGAGCGACTAAAATCTTTCTATACAAAAAATAAAGACTAAATCTATTTGTGCATATTAAAATAAAAAGGACTAAATGTTTTAAAAGGAGCTTATAGAGTTGCAAGCTGATTTTCAttgtttaaaattttaattttattttctaaaaaatataACTTTAACAATGCAATGTAAAGTTATGATTAGCCGTAATAGTTCAAAgataaaaaaatttatattttagatTAACATAGTTTATTTCATGATACAATAATAATTGTTTCATATAACATATTCTATGATAACTTTTGATAATTTCCCATTTTTCATAGTGAAATAGTAAGTCTTGGGTGGAGCCATTTCCCTTCAAATTCACTTAATATTCCTTAGTTTGTTAgagtataaaaaaaaaaagataacaaGGAACGAAAATGGAAACAAATTTCTGTATAGGAAAATCATTTCTAACTTGTCTTCTCTTTTGTAAACTTATAAATACTGCTTTAAAGGTTTGAGAATATCTCTGTTCTTCTACTTTTTCGAAGGATAGAACAAATATTTTTGTTACATAGTAGAGCACTATTTTTAACGCCGTTAATTTAGGAAACCACATAAGAAATTCCCAGGAGAACGTTAAATTTTTTAGACAAATTTCCGTTATTTGATTTGAAATAATACCAAGTATTCCACTGTGAATCTGTATGGTTAATTGGAAACAAAAGTTACACCATATCTAAACGGGAAAAAATGCGGGTGGGGTTGGAACGTGGGACCCAGAAACAAAATTGGGCAGCATAAAGTTATTGGGTGAAAAAAATGTGCGGTGATGGTTAATGACATAAGCCTAAGGGTAGTTTAGTCAAGAAGTTCAAAATGTTATACATAAGCTACAGTAAGATTCTTTTTTAAGCAATTACATTCTTCCATTTTAACTAAAATGACCAGTTTACCCTTTCAATCCCAAGCAAGAATGTTGACCTGCTACCTGCTTATTCTCTCCGTGCCCCTCTAAGAAGGCATGGATATAATTACCAATTTACCCTTAAAATGTTTGAACATGTTCGCAGACCACAATTGCCGTTTCTAAATAATACTCGCTCCGTTTCAATTCATGTGAATCTGTTTGATTGAGCACGaactttaagaaaaaatgaagattttagaaatttatggtcctaaacaaATCAAAAATGAACCCAGAgtattttgtgtggttataaaaatttctcattaagGATACAAATTGTAAgttttaagctaaattattaccaaatttagaaaggggtcattttttttttaacgaaccaaaaaataaataggttcacataaactggaacagagATAGTAGTAAAGTAATATattataaaatttgaaaaataaaatgaacGGGCTTAAATCTTTGAGTAGAGTGTTCCTATAATTTCAAAAGGAACCAGTTGGTTCAGTAGACCCAAAGATTTAAATGGTAGCTACAGCAACTTCATTTGTTAGCCAATAGAAGAATCATTTTGTTTTTATGTAATTACAGTAATACCCTCTGACCCGAATTGCAACCGGATGCAACTCAATTTTTTTTTCCGGAGGCACTTGTCATTCCCACCCATAAAgagatgaaaattatatatataaaaagttgaaattttaaatAGCAAAAGATTAAAAATTTCAATGTTacacaaaatatataaaaaatattcaataacTGAAAAGATGCACGACTCATTCTTACTGATCATTCTCATTTTATGATATTTTGGACTTTCGGTTTAATTTGTTTCTCATTGTTATCATTCTATATTTTTCTACTTAAGAATATTTACAAGCGGCAACGCATGATTGTAGCACTTTGGTAATTGGAGGaccaaaaaatagaattaaacCATAGAAAGTACCTCAAAGTTGTAGAAtatatttcctttttattttatttgcaaATGCACAATAAATATTCCTTTCTTTTAATGTAGTATTTAGTAGTACGTAATTTATGGTATTTTTTTTAAGTCTAATGTGACCTATAGCATATGCATGATTTTTTTGAAAACTAAAAATCAAATATTAGATAAACCACATATATTTGACATGCAAGAATACCCACCTAAAACTTTTCACACATATCTCTTCAATTGCATTTGTAACCTATTACAtgaattataattttgtttaTGTAGTCTTCCTTAATTTTTTCATGGGTTTGAAACCCAATACGTGTAAGTTTAATTGTAAAAAGTCTATAAAACACAAAAGTTTCAATAAAATAAGTAGTATACTATAGCTAAAACATACattagacaataaatttgcgtcaaaaaaataatcgagaccgaaaaatattgcaacaatcatagtatttgatttcaaataatatgagtgtacaataTCTATGAATCCTccgattcttctttccaatagtaaataaattcaagagcCTTCGaacttgatcttgaatatgtagttgttgccacgaacgatgatcttgaattcaactagcacgaactttgatttgaaatCGTATTTCTTGAACgctgatttgttcttcgttcttgagcttgagcttgattgcttgaacttgaacttgatttgttattcgttcttgagcttgaacttgattgcttgaacttgaacttgtggaggaatttgtagcgtttgatccacaagctctttcttgcttcttgttataacttatggtgtcttttctgggttatgaagaccctatttatagttgtgggagggaagagttatgataagaataaactctttccgaccaatcagattgaagcgTGACAGGAccacatttgattggccagaacatgtcacttgcccATGTGGTTCGATTCCATTGGCCTTTTAATCTAACTTGGCAtgtcttgtcattttgacacatggcatgatcctattggctcttctgtttgacttggcgtgccacgtcatttgacacatgGCAcggggcctctaggaagatgacatcttgggcctAATGAAGTAGGCTCATTACTTGTAGAccaattaaatgggctaaccCAATAAATttggacttatttatttaatccttATATATTGAACTTATATaactaatccaattatattagcccaattaaattttttgaactaatatatcttcaatttaaaaatatagtccaaataGTTTTATGGATTTAAATCCAATAAACTTTAGATGCCTACACACACATTGAAAAGAGTACAATAAACCAAaaatgtcaaaaaaaaaaaaaaaagatatattacaacacatataataatttattaaaaataaaaacgaGTTTTCAATAATTGACAGCCACATTAATAAACTATGCATTCTTTGCATGTCTAATTAGAGATCTTAACTAAACATTATATGTCAATTTACCATCAAAATGTTACCTTGTGTGAGAACACATGCTCTTATAAGCGCATCTAGCCTTCTACCAGTGATGAATGTGGCTTGAGTTCTAAACTTGTGGCAGGACCTACAGTAGGTTTAAAATGAATTAGATGTAAAATACTAGATATTTTTTCcaatttggaaattatttgaattttcaGTTTCTGGTTTCTAACCTAGGTAAATTATTGGTTTCACTGAAAATCCTGATGATGCATTTTAATTTTGTTGGTGATGCAAAAATTATGGATCCTTAAATCATAAGTGGCCCTCATAGAATCCTAATTAAGATGAAATGACTGGTAAGtcctttccaaatttattttccacAGTGAGGCCTCCTAGTATGAAGAAAGAGGagtccttatttttctttaaaaaaatatagGGAGGAGAAAGAAGCCTCTCACCAGTGATATTAAAATAAAGTACATCTAAAGATGGTTTGCACTGCTACcataaaaaaaattctaattcAAAGCAAATCAAAAAGGAAATTGTGGGAAAAGACACTCTAAAAGAAGATATTCTTATTACCAAAACTAATACAAAATTCTTAGCTTGTAACAAATTAGAACGACAAGCCATTTGGGGAAAAACAAGTTGCCAAAATACCCTACTAATGAGAATGTATAAGAATATACCTTTTATAATTTCTATGTTTTACAAAATTTTAATGTCAAACAAATAACAAATTGAAACTACAAAAGTTATTTATAATGTTTAAACTAAATATAGACTTTATAGTTGGGAGAAATTAAAATTGCACTATTCACCCAAAGTCGGAAAGAAACTAAAACTAATTGCCTGAGGAGGGGACGAATAATTAAGTAATAAGTATATACTTAATATTTCCTAGTATATCAAATTTTTTATTAAAGAAAATTCTTAAAATCTTTCATAAATCACATGGCTTAAATCTGTCAGAACAAAAA
The DNA window shown above is from Nicotiana tomentosiformis chromosome 8, ASM39032v3, whole genome shotgun sequence and carries:
- the LOC104117210 gene encoding uncharacterized protein; translated protein: MHPMSFTHQQFIHFNPPQVAALWSVSSRRSLSIRKREMECLTITAAAASFFNSGDLSADATSSSSAKGSGTTARGRRLLKVREEKRKREYERLHNYPAWAKVLEDACKHDTELRAVLGDSIGNPELMRKRVQDRVRTKGQNFYKSKTGSVLAFKVSFRDFNPLDSYIWFELYGSPSDQDVNLLGSVIQAWYVIGRLGAFNSSNLQLGGSSLEFDPLYDADKGSKVMPSSFHDISNVEFQDNWCRVWVDLGTADFFSIDVLLNCLTVLSSEYLGIQQVVFGGRRMGDWEEGMTNSDDGYKYFEI